From the Malassezia vespertilionis chromosome 5, complete sequence genome, the window CGCCCATTGGTTCAGATCCACGCGCGTACCGCCGACAAAAATCTTGAGCAGGGCAAAGATCGGCGTGCCGTCCAGCTCGGTCGTGACAGGTACATTCATCACCTCCTCCATCTCAAACAGCTTGGGGAGTCGCAGCATGTCGGCAACATTCTTTTCCGCAGAAGCACGTCGCGTCTCTTGCGACAGCGCAGTTTCGTTCGAAATATAACGCAAGTGCAAGAGCAAATATTGGTACGCCTTGTTCACATGGTCAGGTTCACACTCCGAGTCCtgaagcgctgcggcgtaTATGCCAAGGTATTCATTTTTCTGCTCCGGCAAAACCTCCCACTGCGCAAGCCATGTAGGCAGCGAGTCGAGCGCGTAGCACAAAAAGTCCATGTCGCCATTCAACGACGCAAGCGAAAAAAGTGCATTGAACACCGTCGCACGCTCGGGCGACTGCACTGGCAAAAGGTTAAATGCGTTCGCAAGAACGCGGTACTTTGCGACAGAACGGTCGCCAGCAGCAGGTGACGAGGTATCACTGACCACCTTGACAAGGTGCATGAGCAGCTCCTTGTACTCTGCATCGGTGGGTGCAAAGTAGTGCTGGAGCATCGCAAACAGTAAATTGTACAAGCCCTCAATTTCACGGTCCTTTCCTTCCACTATACCAGGCGCGGATTTGATCAGCTTCGATACAAGTGCGCACGCTTTGGCGGTCGCCTGATCCGCCTCCTGCGTCTCGTCAACTGCAGCGGCCTCCTTGGTAAGTGATTCAACCCAttccgcacgctgcggctcAGGGAATGCGCTGGAAAAAATTAGCGCGATCTCCTCCGTATATTCAAGCAGCGAGCCCTCATTGAGCACATAGACAAGATCTGAACGCATCCTGCACTAGCTCCACGAACAGGCATCGTTgactttttgcgcgaccTCTTCTTACAGCACGTGATATCCACGTGCTACAAATCTCCAGCGCAACCTTGCGGCTTGACGAGCCGCGGCATGTCATCGCTGTGGATTATCAACAAGGCGGGTGGCCTGGTATTCCAGTCGGAGCACTTCCAATACCCACATAAGGCGAACGAAGAAACGGAGCTGTCTTCAAATGATTATCTAGTGCTGGCTGGGACTTTACACGGAATTCACGCAATTTCTGCGCGCATCACTCCGACACCGGGAAAGGTGTGTGCAGGGCTGGAAGTGCTGGAGGCGGATAACCTGCTTATCCATGTGAAGATGACCGAGACGGGTACGTTCACATAAAACATCGCTTACCACAGGGACAAAGTTTGTGATGCTCACAGATCGGACGCATGCAAACCCTGGCAAAACTCTGGAGGATTCGTACGGCTTGTACGTGGACTACGTTATGAAAGATCCTTTCTACATTGCCGAGATGCCGATCCGGGTCGAGGCGTTTGAGCGAAAAGTTGCAGACTTG encodes:
- a CDS encoding uncharacterized protein (COG:J; EggNog:ENOG503NX3H) codes for the protein MRSDLVYVLNEGSLLEYTEEIALIFSSAFPEPQRAEWVESLTKEAAAVDETQEADQATAKACALVSKLIKSAPGIVEGKDREIEGLYNLLFAMLQHYFAPTDAEYKELLMHLVKVVSDTSSPAAGDRSVAKYRVLANAFNLLPVQSPERATVFNALFSLASLNGDMDFLCYALDSLPTWLAQWEVLPEQKNEYLGIYAAALQDSECEPDHVNKAYQYLLLHLRYISNETALSQETRRASAEKNVADMLRLPKLFEMEEVMNVPVTTELDGTPIFALLKIFVGGTRVDLNQWAQSADGKASIERFHLDLQDLERKMRLLDLATLCARSVSSEVSYQGIAEVLGVDIAEVESWVIDVIRAGLVSGKLSQVKQSFRVYRSTHRTFEKPQWEALEERLVQWQKSIQTLITTIKTTQSQTRANSALEALDASTQQEPQNSETAAAAASS
- a CDS encoding uncharacterized protein (EggNog:ENOG503P3VM; COG:U; BUSCO:EOG09265822); protein product: MSSLWIINKAGGLVFQSEHFQYPHKANEETELSSNDYLVLAGTLHGIHAISARITPTPGKVCAGLEVLEADNLLIHVKMTETGTKFVMLTDRTHANPGKTLEDSYGLYVDYVMKDPFYIAEMPIRVEAFERKVADLLT